The Leucobacter chromiiresistens genome has a window encoding:
- a CDS encoding SRPBCC family protein, translated as MIPLGPVVARSRVGVARAAAWTYLVEPDRRAEWWPELQLDARVGGVVAEQWSEGEGDAMVSRDASGTVDVWVEGHAVGFTWREAGDERDTAVLITLRTQGVDTGITVTETGFDALPSAGERAAASQEGWQVLLRDLKSALEAAQAAGAFGDREQPDAGAGSAVAAGSAAAGSATAAGAAAGEENADADADADADADAVADAGDAEAEASDAADASAGAGGELEVLEPEVDGEIDDTVAASGSADDAPAIEIDAELAVGDHPELETNPVTVISGDEADSPREADGADAESERGHDLDETIQIDRSELPTAQSPESRRESDAGRGETEAPSDPEEPDFDTLIRGE; from the coding sequence ATGATCCCGCTGGGGCCTGTGGTGGCGCGGAGTCGAGTGGGCGTCGCGCGAGCCGCTGCCTGGACGTATCTCGTGGAGCCCGATCGCCGCGCCGAGTGGTGGCCCGAGCTGCAGCTCGACGCCCGCGTGGGCGGCGTCGTCGCCGAGCAGTGGTCCGAGGGCGAGGGCGACGCGATGGTCAGCCGCGACGCCTCGGGAACGGTTGACGTGTGGGTCGAGGGCCACGCGGTGGGCTTCACCTGGCGTGAGGCCGGCGACGAGCGCGACACGGCGGTGCTGATCACGCTGCGCACCCAGGGGGTCGACACGGGCATCACCGTGACGGAGACGGGCTTCGACGCCCTTCCCTCGGCAGGCGAGCGGGCGGCGGCCTCTCAGGAGGGCTGGCAGGTGCTGCTGCGCGACCTGAAGTCGGCGCTCGAGGCGGCGCAGGCGGCGGGCGCCTTCGGCGACCGGGAGCAGCCGGATGCGGGCGCGGGGTCGGCCGTGGCTGCCGGTTCGGCGGCTGCCGGTTCTGCGACTGCCGCTGGTGCCGCGGCCGGCGAGGAGAATGCTGATGCTGATGCTGATGCTGATGCTGATGCTGACGCGGTCGCGGACGCGGGCGATGCGGAGGCCGAGGCGAGCGACGCGGCCGACGCGAGCGCCGGTGCCGGTGGCGAGCTGGAGGTGCTCGAGCCCGAGGTCGACGGCGAGATCGACGACACGGTCGCGGCGTCGGGGTCGGCCGACGACGCCCCGGCGATCGAGATCGACGCCGAGCTGGCGGTCGGCGACCACCCCGAGCTCGAGACGAATCCCGTCACCGTGATCTCGGGCGACGAGGCCGATTCCCCGCGCGAAGCAGACGGCGCCGACGCGGAATCCGAGCGCGGCCACGACCTCGACGAGACCATCCAGATCGACCGCTCCGAGCTGCCGACGGCGCAGAGCCCCGAGTCCCGGCGGGAGTCGGACGCGGGCCGCGGCGAGACCGAAGCGCCGAGCGACCCGGAGGAACCCGACTTCGACACGCTGATCCGCGGCGAGTAG
- the purD gene encoding phosphoribosylamine--glycine ligase, producing MKILVLGPGAREHAIVLALLAEGADHEIVCAPGNAGIAASGVETPELAYTDPQAVASFVQDRGFDLVVIGPEAPLVAGVADPLRAAGVPVFGPDRAAAQLEGSKAFAKRIMDEAQVPTGRASRVASAEAAGAVLDEFGAPYVVKADGLAAGKGVLVTEDRDAALAHVATWAPHGEVLIEEFLDGQEVSLFFFADGHDVLPLSPAQDYKRIFDGDQGPNTGGMGAYSPLPWVDDDFVDEITRTVALPTVRQLEAEGTPFVGLLYCGLIVTAQGVRVIEFNARFGDPETQVVLARLESPLSRYLLAAANGALAAEPEPAFSADPAVIVVVASEGYPGEAATGREITGIEAAAALPGVHVVHAATARTADGGWIATGGRVLGVVARGADFAEARERAYAGVAEISLEGGQSRTDIAARVA from the coding sequence GTGAAGATCCTCGTCCTGGGCCCCGGCGCCCGCGAACACGCCATCGTCCTCGCTCTCCTCGCGGAGGGCGCCGATCACGAGATCGTCTGCGCACCGGGCAACGCGGGCATCGCTGCGAGCGGTGTCGAGACCCCGGAGCTCGCGTACACCGACCCGCAGGCGGTCGCCTCGTTCGTGCAGGATCGCGGCTTCGACCTCGTCGTGATCGGCCCCGAAGCGCCGCTCGTCGCGGGGGTGGCGGATCCGCTGCGCGCCGCCGGGGTTCCGGTCTTCGGGCCGGATCGCGCCGCCGCCCAGCTGGAGGGCTCGAAGGCGTTCGCGAAGCGCATCATGGACGAGGCGCAGGTGCCCACCGGGCGGGCTTCCCGCGTCGCCTCTGCGGAGGCCGCCGGGGCGGTGCTCGACGAGTTCGGCGCACCGTACGTGGTGAAGGCCGACGGGCTCGCCGCCGGCAAGGGCGTGCTCGTGACCGAGGATCGCGACGCAGCGCTCGCGCACGTCGCCACCTGGGCCCCGCACGGGGAGGTCCTCATCGAGGAGTTCCTGGACGGGCAGGAGGTGTCGCTCTTCTTCTTCGCCGACGGGCACGACGTGCTGCCGCTGAGCCCCGCGCAGGACTACAAGCGCATCTTCGACGGCGACCAGGGGCCGAACACCGGCGGCATGGGCGCGTACTCCCCGCTCCCCTGGGTCGACGACGACTTCGTCGACGAGATCACCCGCACGGTGGCGCTGCCGACTGTGCGGCAGCTCGAAGCCGAGGGCACGCCGTTCGTCGGTCTGCTGTACTGCGGCCTCATCGTGACGGCGCAGGGCGTGCGCGTGATCGAGTTCAACGCGCGGTTCGGCGACCCCGAGACGCAGGTGGTGCTTGCGCGGCTCGAGTCGCCGCTCAGCCGGTATCTGCTGGCGGCGGCGAACGGCGCACTGGCGGCGGAGCCCGAGCCCGCCTTCTCCGCGGACCCGGCTGTCATCGTGGTGGTGGCCAGCGAGGGCTACCCGGGCGAGGCGGCGACGGGTCGGGAGATCACCGGCATCGAGGCCGCCGCGGCGCTTCCCGGCGTGCACGTAGTGCATGCCGCGACGGCGCGCACGGCGGATGGCGGGTGGATCGCGACGGGCGGCCGCGTGCTCGGCGTCGTCGCGCGCGGCGCCGATTTCGCCGAGGCGCGCGAGCGCGCGTACGCGGGGGTCGCGGAGATCTCGCTCGAGGGCGGCCAGTCGCGAACGGATATCGCGGCGCGCGTCGCCTGA
- a CDS encoding sterol carrier family protein, with product MAKRRIPIDDGRAALSAVRAGSTARTEVATAVRYLLEELAERAPGNTVEVRVPPYGATQCVSGPRHTRGTPPNVIETDAETWIALACGDVGWSTAIGDSRVVASGSRAVLTGLLPLVREYPVEAETLEA from the coding sequence GTGGCGAAGCGCAGGATACCGATCGACGACGGACGTGCGGCCCTCTCGGCCGTGCGGGCCGGCAGCACCGCGCGCACCGAGGTGGCGACCGCCGTGCGCTACCTGCTCGAGGAGCTCGCCGAGCGCGCTCCCGGCAACACGGTCGAGGTGCGGGTGCCGCCCTACGGGGCGACCCAGTGCGTGAGCGGCCCGAGGCACACCCGGGGCACGCCCCCGAACGTGATCGAGACCGATGCCGAGACCTGGATCGCGCTGGCATGCGGCGACGTCGGCTGGAGCACGGCGATCGGCGACTCCCGCGTCGTCGCCTCGGGATCGCGCGCCGTGCTGACGGGGCTGCTCCCGCTCGTGCGCGAGTACCCAGTCGAAGCTGAGACACTAGAGGCATGA
- a CDS encoding twin-arginine translocase TatA/TatE family subunit — MLGNLTGMHLVAILFIILLMFGAPKLPALAKSLGQSMKILRKEVGSDAEKTAETTPSTTQTDAS, encoded by the coding sequence ATGCTCGGTAACCTCACAGGGATGCACCTCGTCGCCATCCTCTTCATCATCCTGCTGATGTTCGGCGCTCCGAAGCTTCCCGCACTGGCGAAGAGCCTCGGCCAGTCGATGAAGATCCTCCGGAAGGAGGTCGGGAGCGACGCCGAGAAGACCGCGGAGACGACCCCCTCCACCACCCAGACGGACGCCTCCTGA
- a CDS encoding Sec-independent protein translocase subunit TatA/TatB, whose amino-acid sequence MIGNLSGPTLIVILFIVLLLFGAPKLPALAKSLGQSMKILRKEVSSDRDGSGSDAAPASPTTPADPAAPPAAPTAPAAPSDPTTPVAPPVVPPAPPAAPEQPPATGAGQGGPADAPHAPQRPVDPEDPNR is encoded by the coding sequence ATGATCGGTAACCTCTCAGGGCCGACGTTGATCGTCATCCTGTTCATCGTGCTGCTGCTGTTCGGTGCGCCGAAGCTCCCCGCACTGGCGAAGAGCCTGGGGCAGTCGATGAAGATCCTGCGCAAGGAAGTCAGCTCGGATCGCGACGGCTCCGGCAGCGACGCCGCGCCCGCATCCCCGACGACGCCCGCCGATCCCGCCGCACCGCCGGCGGCCCCGACTGCTCCGGCCGCCCCGAGCGACCCGACGACGCCGGTGGCTCCGCCCGTCGTTCCCCCGGCCCCGCCGGCCGCTCCCGAGCAGCCGCCCGCGACCGGTGCCGGTCAGGGCGGCCCCGCCGACGCGCCGCACGCCCCGCAGCGCCCGGTCGATCCCGAAGACCCGAATCGCTAG
- the purF gene encoding amidophosphoribosyltransferase, whose amino-acid sequence MCGIVGIVSPEPVNQQIYDSLLLLQHRGQDSTGIATLDGDFFHMVKAKGQVREAYRTRDMRSLTGNVGLGHVRYATRGSAAAEDEAQPFYVGAPYGIILVHNGNLTNTRELTADLYNVDRRHLNTHSDTELLLNVLANELQSTISGLSLDAEQVFAAVSRVHERVEGSYAAIALIAGYGLLAFRDPFGIRPLVLGRRTGANGSDEWVVASESLVLESGGYERVRDVEPGEAILISPDGKMTSQQCAAETRLVPCAFEYIYLARPDSVLSGISVYEARLRLGDVLAEQVQAELPDVDIDVVMPIPDSGRPSAMQLAQRLGVPYREGFFKNHYVGRTFIMPGQAVRKRSVRQKLNAMSSEFAGKNVLLVDDSIVRGTTSREIVEMARAAGAKSVIFASAAPPVVFPHVYGINMPSRSELIAHERTPAEIAAELNADHLVYMSVEGMNRAILAGQDRVTELEQSCFTGEYITGSVDEEYLSWVEATQES is encoded by the coding sequence ATGTGCGGCATCGTCGGTATCGTTTCACCCGAACCCGTCAACCAGCAGATCTACGACAGCCTCCTGCTGCTGCAGCACCGCGGCCAGGATTCGACGGGCATCGCCACGCTCGACGGCGACTTCTTCCACATGGTGAAGGCCAAGGGCCAGGTGCGCGAGGCCTACCGCACCCGCGACATGCGGAGTCTCACCGGCAACGTCGGCCTGGGCCACGTGCGGTACGCGACGCGCGGCTCCGCGGCCGCCGAGGACGAGGCGCAGCCGTTCTACGTGGGCGCCCCGTACGGCATCATCCTCGTGCACAACGGCAACCTCACCAACACCCGCGAGCTGACCGCCGACCTCTACAACGTCGACCGCCGCCACCTCAACACCCACTCCGACACCGAGCTGCTGCTCAACGTGCTCGCCAACGAGCTGCAGTCGACCATCAGCGGCCTCTCGCTCGACGCCGAGCAGGTGTTCGCGGCGGTCTCGCGCGTGCACGAGCGCGTGGAAGGGTCGTACGCCGCGATCGCGCTCATCGCCGGCTACGGCCTGCTCGCCTTCCGCGACCCGTTCGGGATCCGGCCGCTCGTGCTGGGGCGTCGCACGGGGGCGAACGGCAGCGACGAATGGGTCGTCGCCTCGGAGTCGCTGGTGCTCGAGTCGGGCGGATACGAGCGCGTGCGCGACGTGGAGCCCGGCGAGGCGATCCTCATCTCCCCCGACGGCAAGATGACCTCGCAGCAGTGCGCCGCCGAGACCCGGCTGGTGCCGTGCGCGTTCGAGTACATCTATCTCGCCCGCCCCGACTCCGTGCTCAGCGGGATCTCGGTGTACGAGGCGCGGCTCCGTCTCGGCGACGTGCTCGCCGAGCAGGTGCAGGCGGAGCTGCCCGACGTCGACATCGATGTCGTCATGCCGATCCCCGATTCGGGTCGACCGAGCGCGATGCAGCTCGCGCAGCGCCTGGGCGTGCCGTATCGCGAGGGGTTCTTCAAGAACCACTACGTCGGCCGCACGTTCATCATGCCGGGGCAGGCCGTGCGCAAGCGCAGCGTGCGCCAGAAGCTCAACGCGATGAGCTCGGAGTTCGCCGGCAAGAACGTTCTGCTCGTCGACGACTCGATCGTGCGCGGCACCACCTCGCGCGAGATCGTCGAGATGGCGCGCGCCGCGGGTGCGAAGTCGGTCATCTTCGCGTCGGCCGCGCCGCCGGTCGTCTTCCCGCACGTCTACGGCATCAACATGCCGTCGCGCAGCGAGCTGATCGCGCACGAGCGCACCCCGGCGGAGATCGCCGCCGAGCTGAACGCCGACCATCTCGTGTACATGAGCGTCGAGGGCATGAACCGCGCGATTCTCGCGGGTCAGGATCGCGTCACCGAGCTCGAGCAGAGCTGCTTCACGGGCGAGTACATCACGGGCAGCGTCGACGAGGAGTACCTCTCCTGGGTCGAGGCGACGCAGGAGAGCTGA
- the purM gene encoding phosphoribosylformylglycinamidine cyclo-ligase: MSENASIYAQSGVDTAAGDLAVELMKSAVARTHGPEVVGGVGGFAGLFDASALKEYRRPLLASATDGVGTKVAIAQAMDIHDTIGQDLVAMIVDDIVVVGAKPLAMTDYIACGKVVPQRIADIVRGIAQACEATGTALVGGETAEHPGLLGVDDYDVAGAAVGVVEADRVLGPERVADGDVILALGASGLHSNGFSLVRHILAERGVSYTDRSAELGASYGEALLVPTALYTSPLLRVLDDPALDGAVHALSHVTGGGIAANLARVLPVGTWTELDRGAWSPLPVFRHLADLGGHTLESVEGAWNLGVGMFAVVDAASAQHVAAALTAEGLDVWVVGEVSASARDLDGFEQGAKGVHGGAVRLVGSYAA; this comes from the coding sequence GTGAGCGAAAACGCGTCGATCTATGCCCAGTCCGGAGTCGATACCGCTGCCGGTGATCTGGCCGTCGAGCTGATGAAATCCGCAGTGGCGCGCACGCACGGCCCCGAGGTGGTCGGCGGCGTCGGCGGGTTCGCCGGGCTCTTCGACGCATCCGCTCTGAAGGAGTACCGCCGCCCGCTGCTCGCCAGCGCCACCGACGGCGTGGGTACGAAGGTCGCGATCGCCCAGGCCATGGACATCCACGACACCATCGGCCAGGATCTCGTCGCGATGATCGTCGACGACATCGTCGTCGTCGGCGCCAAGCCGCTCGCCATGACCGACTACATCGCCTGCGGCAAGGTCGTGCCGCAGCGCATCGCCGACATCGTGCGCGGGATCGCGCAGGCCTGCGAGGCCACGGGCACGGCGCTCGTCGGCGGCGAGACCGCGGAGCACCCCGGTCTGCTCGGCGTCGACGACTACGACGTCGCCGGCGCCGCGGTCGGCGTCGTCGAGGCCGACCGCGTGCTCGGGCCGGAGCGCGTCGCCGACGGCGACGTGATCCTCGCCCTCGGCGCCTCCGGGCTGCACTCGAACGGATTCTCGCTCGTGCGGCACATCCTGGCCGAGCGGGGCGTCTCGTACACGGACCGCAGCGCCGAGCTCGGCGCGAGCTACGGCGAGGCGCTGCTCGTGCCGACTGCGCTCTACACGTCGCCCCTGCTGCGCGTGCTCGACGACCCGGCGCTCGACGGCGCCGTCCACGCCCTCTCGCACGTCACCGGCGGGGGCATCGCGGCGAACCTCGCCCGCGTGCTGCCGGTCGGCACCTGGACGGAGCTGGATCGCGGCGCGTGGTCGCCGCTCCCCGTCTTCCGCCACCTCGCCGATCTCGGCGGGCACACGCTCGAGTCGGTCGAGGGTGCCTGGAATCTCGGCGTCGGCATGTTCGCCGTCGTGGACGCCGCATCGGCGCAGCACGTCGCCGCCGCGCTGACCGCCGAGGGGCTCGACGTGTGGGTCGTGGGCGAGGTCTCCGCGTCGGCGCGCGATCTCGACGGGTTCGAGCAGGGCGCGAAGGGCGTGCATGGAGGCGCGGTGCGCCTCGTGGGGTCGTACGCGGCCTGA
- the ispF gene encoding 2-C-methyl-D-erythritol 2,4-cyclodiphosphate synthase, translated as MIRVGIGVDVHAYADAGSGGGGGPAEGGGLRLAGLDWPGEPALAGHSDGDAVCHAVVDALLSAAGLGDIGELVGVDDPAAAGAASTGFVTAALARLAADGWAPVNVSVQIVGERPRFAARRTEAQRAMSALVGAPVSLAATTTDRLGFTGRGEGLAVIATALIERADA; from the coding sequence GTGATCCGCGTCGGCATCGGCGTCGACGTGCACGCCTACGCGGATGCCGGGAGCGGGGGCGGCGGCGGCCCCGCTGAGGGCGGCGGCCTGCGGCTAGCCGGGCTGGACTGGCCGGGCGAGCCCGCGCTCGCCGGGCACAGCGACGGCGACGCGGTGTGCCACGCGGTGGTCGACGCGCTGCTCTCGGCCGCCGGCCTCGGCGATATCGGGGAGCTGGTCGGGGTCGATGATCCGGCCGCGGCCGGGGCCGCGAGCACCGGGTTCGTGACGGCGGCGCTCGCCCGCCTCGCCGCAGACGGCTGGGCGCCCGTCAACGTGTCCGTGCAGATCGTGGGCGAGCGTCCGCGCTTCGCGGCCCGCCGCACCGAGGCTCAGCGCGCGATGTCGGCGCTCGTCGGCGCCCCTGTCTCACTCGCCGCGACCACCACGGACCGCCTCGGGTTCACCGGGCGCGGGGAGGGCCTCGCCGTGATCGCGACGGCACTGATCGAGCGCGCCGACGCCTGA
- the ispD gene encoding 2-C-methyl-D-erythritol 4-phosphate cytidylyltransferase, producing the protein MSSSAFLTEADDAVPHPLAALGVVLVGAGSGRRLGAAQPKAFTELHGRPLIEFGVGVVTSLPHAGHLVVVVPESHAARALELVEQVLPERTRWEVSVVAGGRERYESVRFGLDALPESIDTVLVHDAARPFASAALFERVIAEVRATGDGVVPALRVTDTLKRVDADGLVHETVDRDALVGVQTPQGFPRELLAAAYADAELQSAAPTDDADVVQRGGGRVRTVPGEMRAHKLTTPDDIAILEHFLAANAAGLEPEQ; encoded by the coding sequence ATGAGCAGCTCAGCCTTTCTCACCGAAGCGGACGACGCCGTTCCGCACCCGCTCGCCGCGCTCGGCGTCGTGCTCGTCGGCGCCGGCAGCGGGCGGCGACTCGGCGCCGCGCAGCCGAAAGCGTTCACCGAGTTGCACGGGCGCCCGCTCATCGAATTCGGCGTCGGCGTCGTCACGTCGCTCCCCCACGCGGGCCACCTCGTCGTGGTCGTGCCCGAGTCGCACGCGGCGCGCGCACTCGAACTCGTCGAGCAGGTGCTGCCCGAGCGCACCCGCTGGGAGGTGTCGGTCGTCGCCGGCGGACGCGAGCGCTACGAGTCCGTGCGATTCGGCCTCGACGCGCTGCCCGAGTCCATCGACACCGTGCTCGTGCACGACGCCGCGCGCCCCTTCGCGAGCGCCGCGCTCTTCGAGCGGGTGATCGCCGAGGTGCGGGCGACGGGCGACGGTGTCGTACCCGCGCTGCGCGTCACCGACACGCTGAAGCGCGTGGACGCCGACGGACTCGTGCACGAGACGGTGGATCGCGACGCGCTCGTCGGCGTGCAGACTCCGCAGGGGTTTCCGCGCGAACTCCTCGCCGCGGCGTACGCCGACGCCGAGCTGCAGAGCGCCGCCCCGACCGACGACGCCGACGTGGTGCAGCGCGGCGGCGGACGCGTGCGGACCGTGCCCGGCGAGATGCGCGCCCACAAGCTGACGACGCCCGACGACATCGCGATCCTCGAGCACTTCCTCGCGGCGAACGCGGCCGGGCTGGAGCCCGAGCAGTGA
- a CDS encoding CarD family transcriptional regulator, whose amino-acid sequence MQFEVGETVVYPHHGAAKIVAVKQRRLGGREQTFLTLQVDEDNLTIEVPAENCELVGVRDVIDQQGLERVFDVLRAPFTEEPTNWSRRYKANLEKLASGDVFKVSEVVRDLWRRDRDIRALSAGEKRMLAKARQILVSEVALAERTDEASAGSLVDEVLAS is encoded by the coding sequence ATGCAGTTCGAGGTCGGAGAGACGGTGGTGTATCCCCACCATGGTGCAGCGAAGATCGTGGCGGTCAAGCAGCGCAGGCTCGGCGGCCGGGAGCAGACCTTCCTCACGCTGCAGGTCGACGAGGACAACCTGACGATCGAGGTTCCGGCCGAGAACTGCGAGCTCGTCGGCGTGCGCGACGTGATCGATCAGCAGGGCCTCGAGCGCGTCTTCGACGTGCTGCGCGCGCCCTTCACGGAGGAGCCGACGAACTGGTCGCGGCGCTACAAGGCCAATCTCGAGAAGCTCGCCTCGGGCGACGTGTTCAAGGTCTCCGAGGTGGTGCGCGACCTGTGGCGCCGCGACCGCGACATCCGCGCCCTCTCCGCCGGCGAGAAGCGCATGCTCGCCAAGGCCCGGCAGATCCTCGTCTCGGAGGTCGCCCTCGCCGAGCGGACCGACGAGGCGAGCGCCGGTTCGCTCGTCGACGAGGTGCTGGCCTCGTGA
- a CDS encoding response regulator transcription factor, translating into MAQHILLVEDEESISRPLSYLLEREGYRVTVVDDGAEAVTAFAAAQPDLVLLDLMLPSLPGTEVCRAIRQTSQVPVIMLTAKDSEIDIVVGLELGADDYITKPYSTRELLARVRAALRRSGSVEEERADDFDALVLDELGIRLDSERHAVAVRGEEISMPLREFELLEMLMRHAGRVLTRGQLIDRVWGSNYYGDTKTLDVHIKRIRARIEEEPSKPKLISTVRGVGYRFG; encoded by the coding sequence GTGGCACAGCACATCCTGCTCGTCGAAGACGAGGAGTCGATCTCCCGGCCGCTCTCGTACCTGCTCGAGCGCGAGGGCTACCGGGTCACCGTGGTCGACGACGGGGCGGAGGCGGTGACCGCGTTCGCGGCTGCGCAGCCCGACCTGGTGCTGCTCGACCTGATGCTGCCGAGTCTGCCCGGCACGGAGGTCTGCCGAGCGATCCGCCAGACCTCGCAGGTGCCGGTCATCATGCTCACCGCGAAGGACAGCGAGATCGACATCGTCGTGGGCCTCGAGCTCGGGGCGGACGACTACATCACGAAGCCCTACTCCACGCGCGAGCTGCTCGCCCGCGTGCGCGCCGCACTGCGGAGGTCGGGATCCGTCGAGGAGGAACGGGCCGACGACTTCGACGCGCTGGTGCTCGACGAGCTCGGGATCCGCCTCGACTCCGAGCGGCACGCGGTCGCCGTGCGCGGCGAGGAGATCTCCATGCCGCTGCGCGAGTTCGAGCTGCTCGAGATGCTGATGCGGCATGCGGGCCGCGTGCTGACCCGGGGTCAGCTCATCGACCGGGTGTGGGGCAGCAACTACTACGGCGACACGAAGACCCTCGACGTGCACATCAAGCGCATCCGGGCCCGCATCGAGGAGGAGCCGTCGAAGCCGAAGCTGATCTCGACGGTGCGCGGGGTGGGCTACCGCTTCGGGTAG
- a CDS encoding sensor histidine kinase — MDPTLLVLAATALGIVVGAGTTLAIVGARAAGVRRSKEMRPELPEVATAILDEVDTFAVVLDSSLAPVYVNPVARQERHLSDEELLDTEFLSRVRRVMTSGVPDTHDPDPSNPADTVRIHIVRLQQRFVVILAEDMGEEQRVNAMRRDFIANVSHELKTPIAAIGLLAEAVQEAADDPVLVRDFAKSLVKESRRLGELSRDIIQLSEAQSTLRPEDRESVSLIDLVRAEVETHRAFAEQHHVDLVVTADDARERDAVILGRPTSLSSAVANLLSNAIRHSPEGGRVGVGMAREKNRFVVTVTDQGEGIPPEHLPRIFERFYRVDGARTRVDGGTGLGLSIARHTMRAHGGDVDVWSQQGVGSSFTLTFPLHPENDSSKSAKRVKKAKRAMKSAGLANQAARMNAPAPAESGHEKGPQ; from the coding sequence ATGGACCCGACCCTGCTCGTACTCGCGGCGACGGCACTGGGCATCGTCGTGGGTGCAGGCACCACCCTAGCAATCGTGGGCGCCCGCGCGGCGGGCGTTCGACGGTCGAAGGAGATGCGGCCCGAGCTGCCCGAGGTGGCCACCGCGATCCTCGACGAGGTCGACACGTTCGCCGTCGTGCTCGATTCGTCGCTCGCGCCGGTGTACGTCAATCCGGTGGCCCGCCAGGAACGGCACCTGAGCGACGAGGAGCTCCTGGACACCGAGTTCCTCAGTCGTGTGCGCCGGGTGATGACGTCGGGCGTTCCCGATACGCACGACCCGGATCCGAGCAACCCGGCCGACACGGTGCGCATCCACATCGTGCGCCTGCAGCAGCGGTTCGTCGTGATCCTGGCGGAGGACATGGGCGAGGAGCAGCGCGTGAATGCGATGCGCCGCGACTTCATCGCGAACGTGAGTCACGAGCTGAAGACGCCCATCGCGGCGATCGGGCTCCTCGCGGAGGCGGTGCAGGAGGCGGCCGACGATCCCGTGCTCGTGCGCGACTTCGCGAAGAGCCTCGTGAAGGAGTCGCGCCGCCTCGGCGAGCTCTCGCGCGACATCATCCAGCTCTCGGAGGCGCAGTCGACGCTGCGTCCCGAGGATCGCGAATCCGTGTCGCTGATCGACCTCGTGCGCGCCGAGGTCGAGACGCACCGCGCGTTCGCCGAGCAGCATCACGTCGACCTGGTCGTCACGGCCGACGATGCCCGGGAGCGGGACGCGGTGATCCTGGGACGCCCCACCTCGCTCAGCTCGGCCGTCGCCAACCTGCTCAGCAACGCGATCCGCCACTCCCCGGAGGGCGGCCGCGTGGGCGTGGGCATGGCGCGGGAGAAGAATCGTTTCGTCGTGACCGTCACCGATCAGGGCGAGGGCATCCCCCCCGAGCACCTGCCGCGCATCTTCGAGCGCTTCTACCGGGTCGACGGCGCCCGCACGCGGGTGGACGGCGGCACCGGGCTCGGGCTGAGCATCGCCCGGCACACGATGCGCGCGCACGGCGGCGACGTCGACGTGTGGTCGCAGCAGGGCGTGGGATCGAGCTTCACGCTCACCTTCCCGCTCCACCCGGAGAACGACTCGTCGAAGAGCGCGAAGCGCGTGAAGAAGGCGAAGCGCGCGATGAAGTCGGCGGGGCTCGCGAACCAGGCGGCACGCATGAACGCCCCGGCTCCGGCGGAGTCGGGTCACGAGAAAGGACCACAGTAG
- the phoU gene encoding phosphate signaling complex protein PhoU, giving the protein MREVFQQSLRDVQDRLVLIAELVEQAITEATTAFGSSDVGIAEKVIDRVEEIEILAAELDQLTIDILARQQPVASDLRLMVGSLRMSASLERMADLAQHIAQLARYRYPESAIPAGLTKTFARMGALDVEMARKIVDLLRTQDPRLIAEVRDLDDDLDELHAKVFEKVLSDNLAETPANVVDSTLASRYHERFGDHAVGIARQIQYFISGSLD; this is encoded by the coding sequence ATGCGTGAGGTCTTTCAGCAGTCGCTCCGCGATGTGCAGGATCGCCTGGTACTGATCGCCGAGCTCGTCGAGCAGGCCATCACCGAGGCGACCACCGCCTTCGGTAGCTCCGACGTCGGGATCGCCGAGAAGGTGATCGACCGCGTCGAGGAGATCGAGATCCTGGCCGCCGAGCTCGATCAGCTGACCATCGACATCCTGGCCCGTCAGCAGCCCGTCGCCTCCGACCTGCGCCTCATGGTCGGGTCGCTGCGCATGAGCGCATCGCTCGAGCGCATGGCCGACCTGGCGCAGCACATCGCCCAGCTCGCCCGATACCGCTACCCCGAGAGCGCGATCCCGGCCGGGCTCACCAAGACGTTCGCCCGCATGGGCGCGCTCGACGTCGAGATGGCGCGCAAGATCGTGGATCTGCTGCGCACGCAGGATCCGCGGCTCATCGCCGAGGTGCGCGACCTCGACGACGACCTCGACGAGCTGCACGCCAAGGTGTTCGAGAAGGTGCTCAGCGACAACCTCGCCGAGACGCCCGCGAACGTGGTCGACTCGACCCTCGCCAGCCGGTACCACGAGCGCTTCGGCGATCACGCGGTCGGCATCGCGCGCCAGATCCAGTACTTCATCAGCGGCTCGCTCGACTGA